The following is a genomic window from Proteiniborus sp. DW1.
TATGGAATGTATGCTGAGGAAGGCCAACAATTAGACGCTTTTGTTGAATTTACACTTAAAGATGATAAACGTCAAGATCCTCCTATCACTGAGGATGCTCTTGTTATGTTAGGAATTTTGTCATCAGATGAATATAGAACTTTAAAAGATTTGACAAAAAAGATTTCACATATAGTAAAAGAGGAGCTTGCAAAAAAAGATATAGAGTTATATGATATAAAGCTTGAATTTGGCAGAATAGGAGAGAACAAAGAAATAGCATTAATTGATGAAATCTCCGGAGGAAACATGAGAGCATATAAAGAAGGAAAATATATTGAACCATTAGAATTGGAAAAGTTAATATTAAGATAGAATAAGGGAGCTAGGCTCCCTTTAATTC
Proteins encoded in this region:
- a CDS encoding phosphoribosylaminoimidazolesuccinocarboxamide synthase, which produces MNIVYRGKTKDVYLLDNGDYLLKFKDDVTGENGVFDPGANTVGLSIEGSGKSNLRMTRLFFEILKEKGIPTHYVDSNLEEGTMTVRPAKLFGNGLEVICRYRAVGSFIRRYGMYAEEGQQLDAFVEFTLKDDKRQDPPITEDALVMLGILSSDEYRTLKDLTKKISHIVKEELAKKDIELYDIKLEFGRIGENKEIALIDEISGGNMRAYKEGKYIEPLELEKLILR